In Promicromonospora sp. Populi, one genomic interval encodes:
- a CDS encoding S8 family serine peptidase: MSHRSRTPLLAIAAVTALAAAFAPTAAAITPFAPPTADKTDPRDLLAEDLVPAETTPQPGVEREPAVQKLALGRGTAERTYLIRLSEAAVPTYTGGVAGLDATTPRAGRTLDPSAPRVREYTEFLEAEQDDFVTRMERTVGHDVEVPFTYQYAVNGLSAVLTPEEAAEIAQDPAVAHIALDKEHVLHTDAGPVWSNADALWNAVEELGLPEDYQGEGVVIGTIDTGIHPSSPSFAETGDDGYTHTNPLGAGNYLGVCDPANTDQYDPDFPCNGKLIGAYGFLTAEDRSALDENGHGSHTASTSGGNVVDDVTPTASPGTTLPTFDISGVAPHANVISYRGCCTSAGLTASIDQAIADGVDVINYSIGSPSPSDLWNDFDAIGFLNARAAGIFVATSNGNDGPGFATTGSPADAPWLTSVGASTHNRHALNSLIDLTSSAGSLPNLTGKSLTGSLPVTAIIDAGSVGDPYCTTTTGHEADYAGKIVVCTRGGGNGRVEKSSNVAAQGATGFVLTNDEVNAGSLLGDAFALPGVAISYADGETLRAWLAEGTGHSGAISGTNFTIDDTLGDTMASFSSRGPNRAVETIVPSITAPGVDILAANGVADGAYDHVQYGIISGTSMSSPHVAGAGALLTQARPTWTPAQQQSALMTTARTSVLNHDGTPATPYEQGSGHIDIGAAARAGLLFDETGANYLAANPEEGGDPKTLNLASFADTQCLASCSWERTAQAPASAPADVTWTASAVSDSGLTLSVDLSQATVSPGDDLGISVTADVEGAPDGETLFGRITLTPSNEDVPTVTLPVAVVPSGAILPDEIDITTRRNTGSQAVTDLRSIAVSDFTGSVRGLAKADLHEGSLSQDPTNTSPYDDLSQVQVTTLEVPADAARLVAEITAAEAPDLDMFVGTGDTPSAATEVCASATSSAAESCDIPDPEAGTWWVVVQNWGGSANQPDAHTLATAVVPSSDSGNAGVAGPDGEVPVGDPYDVRVHWDLPDAAAGDLYFGTAVLGSSPDTPGDIGEIPVRLSRVADDVTKTASVESAAIGDTIGYDITVAPNVTPEDRTYTVTDTVPDGLTIDPASVTAGGVVDGQTITWEVDMPTQVGAVGAYEASTPADDPQCAAWAGFLDLGSVGIGFSPLDGDSAAINAFANIGPFPHYADQSPNLTVSDDGLITIAGGYAGEPWTPQEVPNVEVPNGVIAPLWSDLELSLANNRGVRLATSGGQVAVIQWDDPFVFGGDPTDLSNSVGTFQAWVYNSVADNRPEITFEYGDLGALPEVATVGIENLVGTAGTAVVNAGDPSLTLTEGGSICLDYVPPSFEPAELSYEVTVDPDAITGTYTNSAEHVTDDPFDAPAVTSADVAVTGLAPCDEVLTGRQNGRITVDEGTTCIDGATVVGQVTVSDGAGLRVTDSRITALVRATDATEVRVCDTRITGTLTVNRSSGVTIGDPAADCAGNQITGPVTVTRSEGPVIGGNRITGVLTCLSNDPAPTNNGSPNTTRGRELGQCKNL, translated from the coding sequence ATGTCACACCGGTCCAGAACGCCCCTGCTCGCCATAGCGGCGGTCACGGCCTTAGCGGCGGCGTTCGCGCCGACCGCGGCCGCGATCACCCCCTTCGCCCCGCCGACGGCGGACAAGACCGACCCGCGTGACCTCCTCGCCGAGGACCTCGTACCGGCCGAGACGACCCCGCAGCCCGGTGTCGAGCGCGAGCCCGCCGTGCAGAAGCTGGCCCTGGGCCGCGGCACCGCGGAACGCACCTACCTGATCCGCCTGTCCGAGGCAGCGGTGCCGACCTACACCGGCGGCGTCGCCGGGCTGGACGCCACCACCCCCCGGGCCGGCCGGACGCTCGACCCGTCCGCGCCCCGGGTGCGCGAGTACACCGAGTTCCTGGAGGCGGAGCAGGACGACTTCGTCACCCGCATGGAACGCACGGTAGGGCACGACGTCGAGGTGCCGTTCACCTACCAGTACGCCGTCAACGGCCTCTCCGCCGTCCTGACGCCCGAGGAAGCGGCAGAGATCGCGCAGGACCCCGCCGTCGCGCACATCGCGCTCGACAAGGAGCACGTGCTGCACACGGACGCGGGCCCGGTCTGGAGCAACGCGGACGCGCTGTGGAACGCCGTCGAGGAGCTGGGCCTGCCCGAGGACTACCAGGGTGAGGGCGTCGTCATCGGCACCATCGACACCGGTATCCACCCGAGCAGCCCCTCGTTCGCCGAGACCGGTGACGACGGCTACACGCACACCAACCCGCTGGGCGCGGGCAACTACCTGGGGGTGTGCGACCCGGCGAACACCGACCAGTACGACCCCGACTTCCCTTGTAACGGCAAGCTGATCGGCGCCTACGGGTTCCTCACCGCCGAGGACCGCAGCGCCCTGGACGAGAACGGGCACGGCTCGCACACGGCCTCGACCTCGGGCGGCAACGTCGTCGACGACGTGACCCCGACCGCTTCCCCGGGCACGACCCTGCCGACGTTCGACATCTCCGGCGTCGCCCCGCACGCGAACGTCATCAGCTACCGGGGCTGCTGCACCAGCGCCGGCCTGACGGCGTCGATCGACCAGGCCATCGCCGACGGCGTCGATGTCATCAACTACTCGATCGGCTCGCCCTCACCGTCTGACCTGTGGAACGACTTCGACGCGATCGGGTTCCTCAACGCGCGCGCCGCGGGCATCTTCGTGGCGACCTCGAACGGCAACGACGGCCCCGGGTTCGCCACAACCGGCTCCCCGGCCGACGCACCGTGGCTCACCTCGGTGGGCGCCTCGACGCACAACCGGCATGCGCTGAACTCCCTCATCGACCTGACCAGCAGCGCGGGCAGCCTGCCGAACCTGACCGGCAAGTCCCTGACCGGGTCCCTGCCCGTCACCGCGATCATCGACGCGGGCTCCGTGGGCGACCCGTACTGCACCACGACCACGGGCCACGAGGCGGACTACGCCGGCAAGATCGTGGTCTGCACCCGTGGCGGCGGCAACGGCCGCGTGGAGAAGTCGTCCAACGTCGCGGCGCAGGGCGCCACCGGCTTTGTGCTGACGAACGACGAGGTCAACGCCGGCTCCCTGCTCGGTGACGCGTTCGCCCTCCCCGGCGTCGCGATCTCCTACGCCGACGGCGAGACGCTGCGCGCCTGGCTGGCCGAGGGCACCGGGCACTCCGGCGCCATCTCGGGCACCAACTTCACCATCGACGACACGCTCGGCGACACGATGGCCAGCTTCTCCTCGCGCGGACCCAACCGGGCCGTGGAGACGATCGTGCCCTCCATCACCGCGCCCGGCGTCGACATCCTCGCCGCGAACGGCGTGGCCGACGGCGCGTACGACCACGTCCAGTACGGCATCATCTCGGGCACCTCGATGTCCAGCCCGCACGTGGCCGGCGCCGGCGCCCTGCTCACGCAGGCCCGTCCGACCTGGACCCCGGCGCAGCAGCAGTCGGCGCTCATGACCACCGCGCGCACCAGCGTGCTCAACCACGACGGCACGCCCGCCACCCCGTACGAGCAGGGCAGCGGACACATCGACATCGGGGCTGCCGCACGGGCGGGCCTGCTGTTCGACGAGACCGGCGCGAACTACCTGGCCGCAAACCCGGAGGAGGGCGGCGACCCCAAGACGCTCAACCTGGCGTCCTTCGCCGACACCCAGTGCCTGGCAAGCTGCTCGTGGGAGCGCACCGCTCAGGCGCCGGCCTCCGCTCCGGCCGACGTCACGTGGACGGCGAGCGCCGTCTCCGACTCTGGTCTCACACTGTCCGTGGACCTGTCGCAGGCGACCGTGTCGCCTGGCGACGACCTCGGCATCTCGGTCACCGCTGACGTCGAGGGTGCACCCGACGGCGAGACCCTGTTCGGGCGGATCACGCTCACCCCGAGCAACGAGGACGTCCCGACGGTGACCCTGCCGGTCGCCGTCGTCCCGTCCGGGGCGATCCTGCCGGACGAGATCGACATCACCACGCGCCGGAACACCGGCTCGCAGGCCGTGACCGACCTGCGGTCCATCGCGGTGAGCGACTTCACCGGTTCGGTGCGCGGCCTGGCCAAGGCCGACCTCCACGAGGGCTCCCTCAGCCAGGACCCGACCAACACGTCGCCGTACGACGACCTGAGCCAGGTCCAGGTCACCACCCTGGAGGTGCCCGCCGACGCGGCGCGGCTCGTAGCCGAGATCACCGCCGCCGAGGCGCCGGACCTCGACATGTTCGTGGGCACCGGCGACACACCGAGCGCCGCGACGGAGGTCTGCGCGTCGGCGACGTCGTCCGCGGCCGAGTCCTGCGACATTCCCGACCCGGAGGCCGGGACCTGGTGGGTGGTGGTCCAGAACTGGGGCGGGAGCGCCAACCAGCCGGACGCGCACACGCTCGCTACCGCCGTCGTCCCCTCCTCGGACTCCGGCAATGCCGGTGTAGCCGGGCCGGATGGCGAGGTGCCGGTGGGCGACCCGTACGACGTGCGGGTGCACTGGGACCTGCCCGACGCCGCCGCGGGTGACCTGTACTTCGGCACCGCGGTGCTCGGCAGCTCGCCGGACACCCCGGGCGACATCGGCGAGATCCCGGTCCGCCTGTCGCGCGTCGCCGACGACGTGACCAAGACGGCATCCGTTGAGTCGGCCGCCATCGGCGACACGATCGGGTACGACATCACCGTCGCACCCAACGTGACCCCGGAGGACCGCACCTACACCGTCACCGACACGGTGCCCGACGGGCTCACCATCGACCCGGCCTCGGTGACCGCCGGCGGCGTCGTCGACGGGCAGACCATCACGTGGGAGGTCGACATGCCCACGCAGGTGGGCGCGGTAGGCGCCTACGAGGCGTCTACGCCTGCGGATGATCCGCAGTGCGCGGCCTGGGCCGGGTTCCTCGACCTGGGTTCGGTCGGTATCGGCTTCAGCCCGCTCGATGGCGACAGTGCCGCCATCAACGCGTTCGCGAACATCGGCCCGTTCCCGCACTACGCGGACCAGTCGCCGAACCTCACCGTGTCCGACGACGGTCTGATCACCATCGCCGGTGGCTACGCCGGCGAGCCGTGGACCCCGCAGGAGGTGCCCAACGTGGAGGTGCCGAACGGCGTCATCGCCCCGCTCTGGTCCGACCTGGAGCTTTCGCTGGCGAACAACCGCGGCGTGCGGCTGGCCACCTCTGGCGGCCAGGTGGCGGTGATCCAGTGGGACGACCCGTTCGTCTTCGGCGGTGACCCGACCGACCTGTCCAACTCCGTAGGCACGTTCCAGGCCTGGGTCTACAACTCGGTGGCCGACAACCGGCCGGAGATCACGTTCGAGTACGGCGACCTCGGGGCGCTGCCGGAGGTGGCCACCGTCGGGATCGAAAACCTCGTGGGCACGGCCGGCACCGCCGTCGTGAACGCGGGCGACCCGTCACTCACCCTGACCGAGGGCGGCAGCATCTGCCTCGACTACGTGCCCCCGAGCTTCGAGCCGGCCGAGCTGTCGTACGAGGTCACGGTGGATCCGGATGCCATCACCGGCACGTACACCAACTCCGCCGAGCACGTCACGGATGACCCGTTCGACGCGCCCGCGGTCACGTCGGCCGACGTCGCCGTGACGGGCCTGGCCCCGTGTGACGAGGTGCTGACCGGCCGGCAGAACGGCCGGATCACCGTCGATGAAGGCACCACGTGCATCGACGGCGCCACCGTGGTGGGCCAGGTCACCGTGTCCGACGGCGCGGGGCTACGCGTGACCGACTCGCGGATCACGGCCCTGGTCCGGGCAACCGACGCGACAGAGGTCCGGGTGTGCGACACACGCATCACCGGCACTCTGACCGTGAACCGGAGCTCGGGGGTCACGATCGGTGACCCGGCGGCGGACTGCGCCGGCAACCAGATCACCGGACCGGTCACCGTGACCCGGTCGGAGGGTCCGGTGATCGGGGGCAACCGGATCACCGGGGTGCTCACCTGCCTCAGCAACGACCCGGCGCCCACCAACAACGGGTCGCCCAACACGACCCGCGGGAGGGAGCTCGGCCAGTGCAAGAACCTGTGA